ATCTGCTGAAGAACGGCTACGACGGCGGGTTTTCGATGGAGCCGCATATGAAGAATGTGTTCCATGAGAGTGTCCCCGAAGGACAGCGCGAGCAGGAGAAGTTCGATAATTACGTCGAATACGGCCGCCGTTTCATGCAGCTGGTCGACGATGTGAAGAAGTCGCTCGCATAACAGATTTCGCCGACAGCATTTGAAACGATGTCCCGGTTTTCCGGCCGCAATGCAGCAGGGAACCGGGACATTTCTTCGGGTCCGCATTGGCGGAGTCTGGAATCGGCCGGAGATGAAAAAACGCGATGGAGCTTTCGATGCTTTTTCCGGGCCGGCCGTCAGCACCGCTGCGGAAGGGGCTCTGCCGGAATTCGAACAGCGGGAACTACTCCTCCGGATCGAAATCGGCCCGCTCAAGAGCGGTGCGGCAGCTCTCGCAGGAGAAGCCGCGGCCGATCAGAAAGCGGAACGCTTTTTCGCGCTTGCGGCGCGGATCGGTCTCGCGTGCGAGCAGACGGAGTTTGTAGGCGAGCGCTTCCGACGCGCGTTCCGCCTCGGTTTCGGCGGCGGCTTCGAGCGGTTCTTCCTGAAGTTCGGCCGGTATGCCGCGCTTGCGCAGCGCAAGCCTGATCCGGCGCCCGCCGAGACAGCGCCCGGCCAGAAGCTCCGTGTAATCGGCGGCGAATGCCTCGTCGTTGACATAGCCGCGTTTGCGACATTCGGCGACGGCGTCGCGCGCTTCGCGGAACGGATAACCGGCGGCGCAGAGCTTGTTCAGGAGCTCGCGCTCCGACAGGGCGCGGCGCGAAAGCAGCCGCATCGCTTTTTCCATCGCGCTTTTTTTCGGTTTTTCCATGCCGTCTCCTTTTCCGGAAGGTACTATAGAAGCAATTGCGGAAAATGCAATTGAAAAGTGCGGGTTTGGAGGTTATATTTTTTCCGGCCGACGTGATCGGAAGGGCGATGGTGTGTTAATGCCGCAGGAACATGAACAATGCCTTTCTCTTCAGAGAGCGGGGCCCCCGAAAAGTATCATCCGCCGTGCAAGCGCAGTGGATGACAAGCCCGACTTGTCCTCGGCAGCCACGGCGAAGGAGGAAGGGTGGCAACTTTTTGAGGAAAATATAAACAATGCCTTTCTCGGAGGTGTGAGTACGGCGGAGCCGCACGGAACACCGGAGAGCGGGGCCCCCGAAAAGTACCCGAAGCTTTTGGGCTGTAAGCCCAAAAGACCCGAGGCCCGTGGCCGAAGGGTGGCAACTTTTTGGGGAACATGGGAGTTCTGGAATGAAGCTGCCTGGTGATTTTCATGTTCATACGTGCATGCGGCCGGTCGATGACGGCGCGGAAGAGATGACGCCGGCGGCAGTGGCCGCCGCCATGCGGAGCCGCTCCTTCGGGGCGTTCGGGTTGAGTCCGCATTTTCATTTCGATTCGGATTTCGGCGCGGTCTGCGCCTTCCTCGACGCGGCGCGGGAGGAGACGCGCGGAATCCTCCCGATGTTCCGCGGCGTGGAGACCGAGTGCATCGACGCCGTCGGAAGTCTGCCGCTCTCGCCGGAGCAGGCCCGGCGGCTCGATTATGTGATTGCGGCCCCCGACCATTACAACTGTACCGGAGTCGTCCGGCCGCCGAAGGACCGGCGCGGCTGCCTGCTGTTCCACCAGAAGCTTCTGATTGCGCTGGCGGAAAATCCGCTGGTCGATGTCATTTCGCATCCGTGGGCCGCGCTGATTCTGCTGACCTGCGAAGGCCATCTGCCCGGTTACGACCGGATCGAGTCGCTCGATGCCGTGCCGGAGACGTGGATTGCCGAATTCGCCGCCGCCGCGCGGGAAAACCGGACCGCCGTCGAGATCAATGGTTTTTTCACCGGCACCTATCTGCGGCGCCGCGGGGAAACCGGCCGGTCCTACGGGGAGGCATACCGGAACTTCTACCGGATTCTCGCCGCTGCCGGAGTGATGCTGTCGCCGGGCAGCGACGCCCACCGCCTTGCGGACCTCGCCCAGATCGACGACGCCTCCGGCTGGCTCGAAGCCCTGAATCTGCCGGAGGCGCAGATCTGGCGGCCGCGAAAGCGGGCATGAAAAAAGCGCCCCGGGTGGAGCGCTTTTCACGGCTGTTCGCTCAGGCGCGCGTTTTCCGGTTCCGCAAACGGTAACCCGTGTAGGTTCCGCCGCAGACCAGCAGCGCAGCGAGGAGGCCCGGCAGCGGCTGGCCGGACGGAACCGGCGCTTTGGAACCGACCTGAACATTCAGCACCGACTGCGCCGCATCGATCATCTGATCGTAGGTGTAATTCCCGGTCGGCGAGGAAACATACTGCCCGTATTTTCCGAAGGCGACGACGTAGTTGTTCCTGTCGAGGATCGCGGTTCCGTTGTAGGTATGCTGGCCGTCGAGACCCGGCGTGTTGTACACGGTCCGGCCGTCGGCGTCCCTGGTCCAGAAGCCGATCGAGTCGCCGGCGTTGAATTTGAGCGCCTTCCCGTCGGCGCCGATTGCGGTGTACTGCCCGTTGCCGATATCCGCGAGCCTGATTTCCTCGCCCTTGTTCCGGCCGTCCAGATAATAAGCGCCGAATTCCGGCGCGCCTTTGCTGAACGATGCATACAGATAGGAGCCGGTGTTGAAATAAAACGCATTCTGCAGCCCGAACCTGCCGGCACGGTCGGCATAGGCGTCATAAGTATCCTTGCCGTAATCGGAATGGGCCGCGCTGATGCTGCCGTAATCGAACTGGAACGCCGCGAACGAACTTGCCGCCGCACAACAGAGAAGGAACGCAACCAACCGTTTTTTCATTTTCCAGCCCTTATCCATGACTTTCATAGTGATTCCTGTTTTAATATAGATTCACTCGTGTGGAAAGCAAATGCGGAACTGCGGGGAATGAATCTTTTTCGTTAAAAAAGCCGTTCTCCGAAAAGAAGTTGGAGAAACGGCTTTCCCGGTTGTCGGAAAGGTTCAGAGGCCGGCTTCGGTTTTCAGCTGCGCACACCACCTGCCGATGCGCCCGGCGGTCTCGCCGGGTTCGTTGTCATCGTCGAGGGCGAGCCCGATGAAGTGCCCGTTCTCTTCGGCGGTCGAGGCGCTGTGCGGATAGCCGGCGCTTTCCCAGGCGCCGATCAGGATGCCGCCGGCGGCCTTGACTATATCGCCGATTTCGCCCATCGCGTTCAGGTAGGTATCGGCGAAGCCGACCGCATCTCCGAGGCCGAAAAGCGCGACTTTGCGTCCTGACAGATCCGCCGCTTCGAGCATCGGCAGGGCGCTTTGCCAGTCGTCCTGGAGTTCGCCGCAGCCCCAGGTGGAACTGCCGAGAATGAGAAGGTCGGCCTTGAAATCGTCCGGGACCGCGTCGGCGGCGCTGACGGCGGTTCCGCCGAGTCCGGCGGCGATCGCCTCCGCCGCCCGCTGCGTGTTTCCTGTGGTCGAACCGTAGATGACTTTGATCGATTGGCTCATGAATAGCTCCTTATGTTCGGTTCTTCCGGACTATGCGGCCGGAAGAAGGTTGTGAATATCGCGTAACGTTTCTTCCAGCGGGCGGCCGCAGCCGACGACTTGGCGCATGGCGCTTTCCGCGCGGCGGAACCGTTCCATGACCGCCAGCGATTCGGTCGGTTCCCCGGCCACCCGCCAGAGGCCGCGGGGGAGGGCGAGGCAGGCGTCCGGATTCTCGATGTAGCCGCGCACATCCTTGAGCGGATAGCCGAGGAATACCCCGATTTCGTGCGGGAATCCGCTTCCGTTCCGGCAGCGGAACTCCAGCTCGGCCAATTCCGCGCCGCGCCGGTATCCGCGGCCGGCCAGAAATTCGGCGTTGTGCGGTTCGGAGAGCACACGTTCGAGCGCCCCTTCGCGGAAGAAGAATACCACGAGATTTTCGCTGTTCCGCCTCAGAATCCGGCAGCGGAGCTGCAACGCTGCGAGGATCTCCGGCTGGTGGAGGCAGAAGAGGTCATGCTGTTTCCCTCCCGTCTGCCGGCAGTCGGTCAGGCGAAGCAGCCCGGCCGGCTTGACGCCGAGAATCACCGGGGCCAGTTTGACCAGCAGATACCGGATCAGCCGGTTCGTGTCGGGGCATTGCATTGCAGGGGCTCCCTTGTTTTTTATTAGGTTTGACTAATTTGTATCGTAAATAAAAAATATCCGCTTCTGCAACAATATATATGCAGAGCGGATATTTTTCAAGCAATGAAAATTAGAAAAGACTAACTTTCTTCGGCTCGACCCGGTACAACACCAGCGGCGCGGCGATATAGCCGTTGACGCTTTCGGCGAAATCGAGGTAGTGGCGGGTTGCCTTGTGTTCCTCGAGCGCCTTGTCGTTCTCCCAGGTTTCGAGAATGAGATAGGTGTTCTGGTGCAGGACGTCCGGGAGGACGTCGTAACTGATGTTGCCCTTCTCCCTGCGGGAGTTTTCGATGAGCGGCCGGACCATTTCTTCGAAGGCTTCGGCTTTTTCGGGCAGGGTTTGAACGACGACGACGAGTTTGAACATGGTTACTTCTCCTCATTGGGTTTTCCGGCATCTTTGCCGGGGACGGCGGGCTGCTGCGGAGCGGGCGCCGGTTCGGGCAGCCGGCTCTGCAGCAGCTCTGCTTTTCTTCTCAGTTCCTCCTTCTGCATCTGTTCCAGCTGCTGCTGGAAGACAGGCAGATACTCCTGCATCTTCTTCTGGGTGACCTGCGCCGCCGCCGTGGCGATCCGGCTGCCTGCCGCGGCTTTTTTGCGGCCGATCGGGGTCTGGTAGAAGCGGATCAGCTCGCGGATTTCGTCCGGCGCGTAAACTTCGAGATAGATCCGGGCGAGCTCCTCCTTCTGCGCTTCGAACGAGATGGTATTCCGCAGGTACATTTCGAACGCCTGCCGGTATGCCAGCAGCTCCGGCGCGGCCTTCAGCTGGGCTTCGAGGCTGGTTTTGAGCGTCTGCTCCATCATCTGCGGGGTGCCTTCGGCTTCGAGAAGCGCATAGGCGAGCATTCTGTCCTCCAGCCTGGGCTGCCGGACCGGGTTTTCCGCGGAAAATCCGGCTACTGTCGCAAGCGTGAACGCCGCGGCGATGCTGACGATCTTCATGGTTTCTCCTCCGTCTGGTTTGCATCGGCGAGCCGGATGCCGTCATCGGTGATGACGATCTTCCGTTCCTTGTACAGCATGCCGATGAGCTGTTTGAATACGCGTTTGCTGAAACTGAAGCTGGCCTGAATCTCTTCGACGCTGCTCTTCGAGTTGAGCGGCAGGAAGCCGCCGGCGTCTTCGAGCGCGTCGAGGATCGCCGGCTTTCCGGCGGCGACGCCGTCGAAACCGTCGGGGCGGAAACGGATATCCGCCCGGTTCTCCTCTTCCCGGATGCAGTGGACGAAGCCGGTGAAGCGGTCGCCCGGCTTGACGGCGCGGAACAGCTCGTTGTCGTAGATGATGCCGATGTATTTATCGTCAATGATGACGCGCCAGCCGAGGCGGGCTTTATCCCAGACCGTGAATTTGACTTCCTGGTTCGGAACGAGTTCCCGCACATCGCCGGTATAGAACCGGCTCAGCCGGCGCGAGGCGACGATCCGGCCGGTCTTTTCGTCGATGTAAAGCCGCACCAGGTAACTCCTGCCGGCCTCGACGCGCTGCGGCTGTTCGCGGAACGGCAGCAGCAGGTCCTTGTCGAGCCCCCAGTCGAGAAAGGCGCCGATCTTCGTCGTCTCCTTGACCCGCAGCACGGCGAGCGTGCCGACTTCAGCCTTCGGCTTCTGCGTCGTGGCGACCGGCCGGTCCTCGGAGTCGAGCGACAGGAACACTTCGAGTTCGTCGCCCTCTTTGAATCCCGCCGGCGCGAACTTCTTCGGCAGCAGGACGGTTTCGCGGTGATTCCGGCCGTCGGAAAGGTAGAATCCGAATTCGGTCTCCTTCTCCGCGGTCAGCAGTTGATGTTTTCCGATGTTCAGCATATTCAGAGGTTCCTCCCGATCAGGCGGATGGAGCCGAGCGGACTCTGCACGCGCTCCGCCACGACACGGCATTTGACCCGCAGCAGGAAGAAGACCGGCCGTTCGCAGCCTTCGTCGAGCGATTCGAAATTTCCCTGGCCTTTCGAGACGACCACGTCGGCGCCGCGCATTGCGTCAAGCAGTTCCCGGCCGCTGTGGCGCAGCGAGACCCCCGGCGCCCGGTCGCCGGTGTCGACGATGCGGACTCCTTCGATGCCGGAGAGCGCGGCTTCGCGCCGGGTTACGTCGTTCAGGATCGGATATCCCCGCACGCCGACCGTGATTTTGTCGCGGTAGCGTTCGATGAGCAGCCGGTCGATCACGGCTTCGCCGCAGTTGTCGAGCATGTAGAAAATCGATCCGGCCGTGTCGAGGCGGCGCCGGAATTCGGCGCAGAGTTCGCGGTCGAACGGGAGATCGAACACTTCGCGAATCCGCTTCTCCGCTTCATGCAGTTCGAAATTCGGGTTTACACCGTAGTCGATGATGTTTCCGCCGATGGCGAGCCGCACGGCCGCCTCGAACGGATCCGGATGCGCTTCGGCGGTGCGGCGCAGTTCCGGCAGGAGCGCGAGTCCGAGTTCGGTCGAGCGGTCCTTGATGTCCCGGAACGGGTCATCGATGCCGGAGAGCTCGGTGACGACGGAGTGGAACATCGCGGCGAACTCCGGCGGAGTCGTCTCCCGGTCCGCTTCGAGCACGAGTTTCAGCAGCCGGCGGACGAGGGCGTGCCGCTCCTCTTCCCCGCCGACCGCCTGCTTGGCGAGCTCGGAAAGCTGGGAGAGGATGCACGGATAACAGTCTACTTGAACGCGCATCGTTTACGCCTCGGTCCAGTTCGAGCGCAGGAGCGCGGCGGTTGCCTCGAGCGCTTCCGGCACGCAGCGGATGTCCGCCAGCACCGGCATGAAATTATTATCGCCGTTCCAGCGCGGCACGATATGCATGTGCAGGTGGTCCGGCACTCCCGCGCCGGCTGCCGAACCGAGGTTGAAGCCGACGTTGAAGGCGTCCGGACTCACGACCTTGCGCAGCGTGAGCTCGGATTGGATGCAGAGTTCGAAAATCTCGGCGCGCTCCTCTTCCGACAGCAGCGGCAGGTCCGCGAGGTGACGGTACGGCGACACCAGCAGGTGTCCCGCATTGTACGGGTAGCGGTTCAGCATCACGAAAGCGGTTCTGCCGCGCCGGATGACCAGCATGTCCCCGGGCTTGCCGGACGGGGCGTCGCTGTCACAGAGAAAACAGCGTTTCTCCCTTTCCCCGCGGATGAATTCGACGCGCCAGGGCGCCCAGAGCGGACGGGGTGTTTCTTCCATATCATTGTTCCTTGGTTGGCTGATTGACCGTCAGGCTGCGGAGATGCCGTTTGCGCCGGACGAACTGTTCGACGGCAAACAGCATCCACGCGGCGCAGCCGATGCCGAGCAGCAGGACGAACCATTCGCCGAACCGGACGAAGACGGTTTTCTCCGGCTGCTCCGGCACATGGATGCGGACGGGCAGGATACCGCGCCCGCGGCGCAGTTCGAGCCGCTTTTCGGCTCCCGGCACTTCGAGAACCTGGGTGATCTCCCCCGTAGGCAGGACGACGAGGGAACCGCCGTTGTTGCCGCAGCGGACCATGGTCAGCCCGGTCTCGACCGCGCGGGTGACCGCGTTGGCGAGGTGCTGCTCGGGTTCGCTGCTGGTCGGGTACCAGGCGTCGTTCGAGAGGACCACGAGCACGTTTGCGCCGCGGAGCGCGAACGCCCGGGTCAGGTAGCTGAAGATGCCCTCGTAGCAGATGGCGACTCCGGCGCGGACGTTTTCCCCGAGCGGGACCGGGTTGAAATTCGTGCCGGGCGCCAGGTCGCGGTTCATGTCGATTCGGTCGATGATGAAGCCGGGCAGCAGCTCGCGGAACGGAATATACTCCCCGAACGGCACGCGGTGGATTTTATCGTATTTGTGGACGAGCCGGCCCGACCGGTCGAAATGCAGCGCGCTGTTGGTGACCTGCGGCGTGCTGCCGTCGCGCGGAAGCGGGTCGCGGAAATCGATCGCTCCGACCAGCATCGGTACCCGGTAGGAGAGCCCGAGCGACTGGACGGTCCGGCGGAATTTTGCCGAGATCGGGTGGGCGGCGCGGAACGGAACCGGAACCGCCGACTCCGGCCAGATCACGATATCGGGCCGGACTTCCCCTTGCAGGGCTTCGCGTGCGAGCGCGGCATAGATATCGAGCGCTTCATCCGCCTCGGCCGGCGTCGCGTTCCGCCGCTGGGAGATGTCGCCCTGCAGCAGGACCGGGAACCAGTTCGGCTCCCCCGTCTTCGCATGGTGCGTGTAAAGCAGCAGTCCGGCCGCGTGCAGCAGAGCGAAGAGCGCCGCCGCGAGCAGCAGCAGCTTGACTCCGGCGAGCCGGAAGCGGGTCAGCGCCGCCCCGGCCAGCGCAGCGCCGAAGAAGGCCGGGACGAACATGATTCCGTAGTGTCCGGTGACCGAAGCGATCTGAAGAAGCGGAATATTCCGCCACATGGTGACCGACAGGTCGTTCCACGGGAAGAGGCGTGACCGGGTCCACTCGAAGAGCGTGTAGAGCGCCGCCGCGCCGAAGGCGAAGAGGACGAGCCGCCCGAATGCGGCCGGTCCGGTGAGAAACCGTTTCCGCGCCTCGTACCCGTCGAGTTCGACCGCGAGCGGAAAGAGCGTGTTCCGCCAGAGGAACGGCAGGCACGCCGCCCAGCAGGCCGGCCAGAGCGAGATGACCCACGGCATCAGGAACGGGATCACCGGGTCGATTTCGCGCAGGAAACGGAAGGCGAAGAGCGACCAGCCGACGCCCCACGCGTAACCGGCCAGCGCCGCGAACCTCCAGCGCGAACGGGCCGCGACGGCGATGACCGGCGTCAGCGCGACCAGCGCGAGGACGCTGAAGTTCAAAGGCGGCAGCGCAGCCGCGAAACAGCCGCCGCCCGCGAAGCAGAGGGCGAGCTCCGCGAGGCGGCGGCGGAACGAAACAAGACCGGCTTCATTCGGCTCTTTTTCAGCCGCCGGAACCGGTTTGCCGGAAAAAAACGAGCGTAAATTCAACATTTCAGAACGAATCCCATTGACAGAAAGCTGCTTTCGGTGTAATTTACATCGCTTTACAGATAAATTCAAAACGGTTTTGGAAGAATTGCGGTGAAAGAGAGGGGCCGGAGCGGCTCTTCTCTTTTTCGCACGATTGTGCCGGAGCCAAGCGATAGAGTATGCGCAAAATGAAAATCGGTGAAATTCAGGAATTCGACCATCTTGTGATCGGCAGCGGTCTGGCCGGATTGTCGAGCGCGCTGCATCTGGCCGAATCCGGCCGCAGCGTCGCGGTCGTGACCAAGCGTGAAATCTTCGAGTGCAACAGCCGTCTTGCCCAGGGCGGCGTCGCCTGCGTGGTCGACAGCCTCGACTCGTTCGAGGAGCATGTGAAGGATACGCTTGAGGCCGGCGCCGGGCTCTGCGACGCCGGTGCGGTCCGCGCCATCGTCGAGGCCGGCCCCGAAGCGATCCGCGAACTCATCGACCTCGGCGCGAAGTTCACGACCCGCGGCGACCTCGGTTATACCGAGGATTCGAACGAGTATGACCTCGGCAGGGAGGGCGGCCACCACAAGCGCCGGATTCTGCACGCCGGGGACATCACCGGCGCCGAGCTTGAGCGCGTGATGATCGAAGCGGTCCGTTCGAAGCCGAACATCCGGATTTTCGAATACCATGTCGCCGTGGACCTCGTGGTCAGCCACCGGCTGAACCTCGGCGGTCCGAACCGCTGTTTCGGCGCGTATGTGCTTGATGTGAAGAACGGCACCATCGTGACCATGCTTTCGGCCACGACGACGATCGCCTGCGGCGGCGCCGGGAAGGTCTATCTGTACACGAGCAATCCGGATGTCGCCTGCGGCTCCGGCGTCGCCATGGCCTACCGGGCGGGCGCGAAGATCGCAAATATGGAATTCATCCAGTTCCATCCGACCATCCTCTACCATCCGACCATCCGTTCGTTCCTGATCAGCGAGGCGCTGCGCGGGGAGGGCGCGGTTCTGAAGTGCCGCGAGACGCGCGACTCTGAGCCGGTCGAATTCATGCAGAAATATCACCCGATGAAGAGTCTTGCGCCGCGCGACGTCGTGGCGCGCGCGATCGACTCCGAAATGAAGCGTACCGGCGAAGAGTGCGTATACCTGGATATCCGCCATCACGACGAGGAGACGCTGCGCCGCCGTTTCCCGAACATCTTTGCTAAGTGTCTCGAGGCCGGCATCAATATGGCGAAGGACCTGATTCCGGTGGTGCCGGCCGCCCACTTCGTCTGCGGCGGGATCAAGACCGACGTGAACGGCGAATCGAGTATCCAGGGGCTGTTCGCCGTCGGCGAATCCGGCTGCACAGGGCTGCACGGGGCGAACCGCCTTGCGAGCAACAGCCTGCTGGAGGCGCTGGTCGTGCCGAAGTTCGCCGCAAAGGAGATCGAGCGGAAATACCCGCTGTTCAACGCCGGGCGTCCTCCGGCCGAAGCGGCGCTGAACTGGACCACCGGCAATGCGACGGACTCCGACGAGCAGGTCGTCATCACCCACAACTGGGACGAGATCCGCCGCTTTATGTGGGACTATGTCGGAATTTACCGCACGAACAAGCGCCTTGAACGCGCGAAGAACCGGATCAAGATGATCCGCAAGGAGATCGAAAAGTATTACTGGGATTTTCTCGTCACCGCCGACCTTGTCGAACTGCGCAATATCGCGACGGTGGCGGAGCTCATCATCGATTGTTCGCTCCTGCGGCACGAGAGCCGCGGACTACACTACAACGCCGATTATCCGTACCGGGACCCCGAGCTCGAGTGCGTCGATACGGTCATTCAACGGAAGCTGTGATTTTTTGCCATGAAACATGATTTACCGGTCGCGCCCCATGTCGTCGATCTGATTTCCGAACTCCAGAACGCCGGATACGAAGCTTATATCGTCGGCGGGGCGATCCGCGATCTGCTGCTCGGGCGCAAGCCCAAGGACTTCGATATTTCAACCTCCGCCACGCCGGAGGAGGTCCGCGCCGTATTCGGGCGCCGCATCGCCCGGATTATCGGCAAGCGTTTCCGGCTGGTTCACGTCGAATACAGCGGGGAGCTGTTCGAGGTCAGCACGTTCCGCCGGGCGCCGACGCGCACGGCGGCGAATTCGAAGAAGGAGTTGCCGGAGAATCTGATTCTTTCGGACAACTCCTTTGGCACGGCGGAGGAGGACGCCTGGCGGCGGGACTTCACGGTCAACGCGCTCTTCTACGATCCGGTCAATTCCGAGCTGCTCGACTATACGGGGCAGGGGATCGACGACATCCGCAACCGGGTCGTCCGGGCGATCGGCGACCCGAAGCTGCGGTTCGAGGAGGACCCCGTCCGCATGCTGCGGGCGCTGAAGCTGATCGGCCAGTACGACTTCACGATGGATGCGGCGACCGAGAACGCGCTCTTCTCCGAACTTGAGCTGATCCGGGTGGCGGCGCCGTCGCGCCTGGCGCTCGAGCTTGAGAAAATTCTGTCGAGCGCCTATGGCGACAAGCATTTCCAGGCGTTCCACGACTACGGGCTGCTGCCGTATTTCCTGCCGGAACTGAACGCGGCGTGGGATACGCCGCACGGGGATTATGCGCTGAATCTCCTGAACGAACGCAATTGCCGGGTCAGGGAGGGGCTTTACCGCAACAGCGTCTCGCTCGCCATGGCGGCGCTTGCGCTGCCGTTCGTCGAGCTTGAGTGCGGCGGCAAGCCGGGCGACCTCTGGAATCCGGGACCGGATTCGACGGCCGCGATCCGCGGTGTGCTCGATCGGCTGTTCAAGCCGCAGACGATGATGAACCGCATGACCATGTCGGCCGAACGCGTGCTGATTCTGCAGTCGCTTTTCCGGGACGAAAAGGCGAAACCGCGTCTGATCGAGGCGAAGTCCTATCCGCATGCCCGGGAGCTGATGCTGCTCCGGCTGTCGGTTGCGGAGGAGGATACGGCCGAGGCCGAGAAGCTGTGGCCGGCGGCGGTTCCGCGCCGCCGCATTTCCGCGGCGAAGCGCGAAGATTCCGAAAGATCCCCGCGCCGCCGCCGTCGCCGCGGCCCGCGGAAAGAGAAAGAGAAATCGCAGGAGGCATAGAGGGATGGGACGGAGCTCGAAGATTCTCCGGCTGCTGCCGCTGCTGGCGGCCTGCTGCATGCTGGAAGCCGGGGAAAGCGTGCTCAAAGTTCCCGGAACCGGAAAGCCGGTCGCTTACGGCGGCCGGTTTTCGAATGCGAAGGTCATGATTCCCGACACCTACCGGCCGAAGGCGCGCGAGATGCGCGGCGCCTGGGTCGCGACGGTCGAGAACCTCGACTTTCCGAAACATGCCGACGCCGCGTCGTTCCGGCGCGACTACCTTGCGGTGGTGGACAATCTGAAGAAGTCGAACTTCAATACGATCATCTTTCAGGTGCGTCCGATGAACGATGCGTTTTACCCGTCGAAGCTGAATCCGTGGTCGCGCTGGATGACCGGGGCTGAGGGAAAAACGCTCGGCTTCGATCCGCTCGACTTCATGGTGAAGGAGGCGCACCGGCGCAACCTCGAATTCCATGCCTGGCTGAATCCGTACCGGGTCGTTTCATCGACCAGGCTGCGCAAGGCCGCCTACCTGCGTACGCTGGCCGCGAACAATTTCGCACGGAAAAATCCGCATCTCGTGCTCGAGGTGAAGCGCAAGGACGGCACATACTCGCTGCTTCTGAATCCCGGCGAACCGCGGGTCGTGCGCCATATCCTGGCGACGGTGCGCGAGATCGTCGAAAACTATCCGGTCGACGCG
The nucleotide sequence above comes from Victivallis lenta. Encoded proteins:
- a CDS encoding regulatory protein RecX; this encodes MEKPKKSAMEKAMRLLSRRALSERELLNKLCAAGYPFREARDAVAECRKRGYVNDEAFAADYTELLAGRCLGGRRIRLALRKRGIPAELQEEPLEAAAETEAERASEALAYKLRLLARETDPRRKREKAFRFLIGRGFSCESCRTALERADFDPEE
- a CDS encoding flavodoxin → MSQSIKVIYGSTTGNTQRAAEAIAAGLGGTAVSAADAVPDDFKADLLILGSSTWGCGELQDDWQSALPMLEAADLSGRKVALFGLGDAVGFADTYLNAMGEIGDIVKAAGGILIGAWESAGYPHSASTAEENGHFIGLALDDDNEPGETAGRIGRWCAQLKTEAGL
- a CDS encoding DUF3793 family protein translates to MQCPDTNRLIRYLLVKLAPVILGVKPAGLLRLTDCRQTGGKQHDLFCLHQPEILAALQLRCRILRRNSENLVVFFFREGALERVLSEPHNAEFLAGRGYRRGAELAELEFRCRNGSGFPHEIGVFLGYPLKDVRGYIENPDACLALPRGLWRVAGEPTESLAVMERFRRAESAMRQVVGCGRPLEETLRDIHNLLPAA
- a CDS encoding putative quinol monooxygenase, whose translation is MFKLVVVVQTLPEKAEAFEEMVRPLIENSRREKGNISYDVLPDVLHQNTYLILETWENDKALEEHKATRHYLDFAESVNGYIAAPLVLYRVEPKKVSLF
- a CDS encoding DUF2059 domain-containing protein, which gives rise to MKIVSIAAAFTLATVAGFSAENPVRQPRLEDRMLAYALLEAEGTPQMMEQTLKTSLEAQLKAAPELLAYRQAFEMYLRNTISFEAQKEELARIYLEVYAPDEIRELIRFYQTPIGRKKAAAGSRIATAAAQVTQKKMQEYLPVFQQQLEQMQKEELRRKAELLQSRLPEPAPAPQQPAVPGKDAGKPNEEK
- a CDS encoding S1 RNA-binding domain-containing protein — translated: MLNIGKHQLLTAEKETEFGFYLSDGRNHRETVLLPKKFAPAGFKEGDELEVFLSLDSEDRPVATTQKPKAEVGTLAVLRVKETTKIGAFLDWGLDKDLLLPFREQPQRVEAGRSYLVRLYIDEKTGRIVASRRLSRFYTGDVRELVPNQEVKFTVWDKARLGWRVIIDDKYIGIIYDNELFRAVKPGDRFTGFVHCIREEENRADIRFRPDGFDGVAAGKPAILDALEDAGGFLPLNSKSSVEEIQASFSFSKRVFKQLIGMLYKERKIVITDDGIRLADANQTEEKP
- a CDS encoding damage-control phosphatase ARMT1 family protein translates to MRVQVDCYPCILSQLSELAKQAVGGEEERHALVRRLLKLVLEADRETTPPEFAAMFHSVVTELSGIDDPFRDIKDRSTELGLALLPELRRTAEAHPDPFEAAVRLAIGGNIIDYGVNPNFELHEAEKRIREVFDLPFDRELCAEFRRRLDTAGSIFYMLDNCGEAVIDRLLIERYRDKITVGVRGYPILNDVTRREAALSGIEGVRIVDTGDRAPGVSLRHSGRELLDAMRGADVVVSKGQGNFESLDEGCERPVFFLLRVKCRVVAERVQSPLGSIRLIGRNL
- a CDS encoding HIT family protein, which produces MEETPRPLWAPWRVEFIRGEREKRCFLCDSDAPSGKPGDMLVIRRGRTAFVMLNRYPYNAGHLLVSPYRHLADLPLLSEEERAEIFELCIQSELTLRKVVSPDAFNVGFNLGSAAGAGVPDHLHMHIVPRWNGDNNFMPVLADIRCVPEALEATAALLRSNWTEA
- the lnt gene encoding apolipoprotein N-acyltransferase, encoding MLNLRSFFSGKPVPAAEKEPNEAGLVSFRRRLAELALCFAGGGCFAAALPPLNFSVLALVALTPVIAVAARSRWRFAALAGYAWGVGWSLFAFRFLREIDPVIPFLMPWVISLWPACWAACLPFLWRNTLFPLAVELDGYEARKRFLTGPAAFGRLVLFAFGAAALYTLFEWTRSRLFPWNDLSVTMWRNIPLLQIASVTGHYGIMFVPAFFGAALAGAALTRFRLAGVKLLLLAAALFALLHAAGLLLYTHHAKTGEPNWFPVLLQGDISQRRNATPAEADEALDIYAALAREALQGEVRPDIVIWPESAVPVPFRAAHPISAKFRRTVQSLGLSYRVPMLVGAIDFRDPLPRDGSTPQVTNSALHFDRSGRLVHKYDKIHRVPFGEYIPFRELLPGFIIDRIDMNRDLAPGTNFNPVPLGENVRAGVAICYEGIFSYLTRAFALRGANVLVVLSNDAWYPTSSEPEQHLANAVTRAVETGLTMVRCGNNGGSLVVLPTGEITQVLEVPGAEKRLELRRGRGILPVRIHVPEQPEKTVFVRFGEWFVLLLGIGCAAWMLFAVEQFVRRKRHLRSLTVNQPTKEQ
- the nadB gene encoding L-aspartate oxidase, whose product is MKIGEIQEFDHLVIGSGLAGLSSALHLAESGRSVAVVTKREIFECNSRLAQGGVACVVDSLDSFEEHVKDTLEAGAGLCDAGAVRAIVEAGPEAIRELIDLGAKFTTRGDLGYTEDSNEYDLGREGGHHKRRILHAGDITGAELERVMIEAVRSKPNIRIFEYHVAVDLVVSHRLNLGGPNRCFGAYVLDVKNGTIVTMLSATTTIACGGAGKVYLYTSNPDVACGSGVAMAYRAGAKIANMEFIQFHPTILYHPTIRSFLISEALRGEGAVLKCRETRDSEPVEFMQKYHPMKSLAPRDVVARAIDSEMKRTGEECVYLDIRHHDEETLRRRFPNIFAKCLEAGINMAKDLIPVVPAAHFVCGGIKTDVNGESSIQGLFAVGESGCTGLHGANRLASNSLLEALVVPKFAAKEIERKYPLFNAGRPPAEAALNWTTGNATDSDEQVVITHNWDEIRRFMWDYVGIYRTNKRLERAKNRIKMIRKEIEKYYWDFLVTADLVELRNIATVAELIIDCSLLRHESRGLHYNADYPYRDPELECVDTVIQRKL